The Micropterus dolomieu isolate WLL.071019.BEF.003 ecotype Adirondacks linkage group LG14, ASM2129224v1, whole genome shotgun sequence DNA segment CATGACTTGATGAATTATGAGTTTTCTCCTTGATGAGATTTCATGTGTGTTGGCGCCTGAAGCTTGCTTGATACAATCTACCTACACATATTGAGCCTGTTGTTGTTTAGTCCCTCTGTAGTTTTTTATAGTCTTACATTATAGGTTTACTGTTAGTGATGGTTAGCATCAGTGGTATATTAAGTATATTTAGGTAAAGTTTTGAGGTTCTTGTGCTTTGCTTGACTGCTTCCATGTTATGCTATAGTACTACTACTTAAGTCAATTACAAATGCAGGAGTATTTTGACCTTGAGGTATTGCTAAAATCTTGATACTCATCGGGCGATGTGCTGTTAGTCCACTATGTCGATGGTGGTATAGTTTATGGTTCCTTTTATTCATAaaatttgtgcttttattttggtttggATTTGTCATCATTCACTGATAGGATAGGGCAAGCACTGTTCTAATGCCACAGAGTTGTTCATTAAATTCAGATTATTTACACAAAATTAATATCAGACTGTGGAAATGGAAATTTCAGATCAATGCCCTCCAGCTCCAGTGGTGCAATTGGTCAGCATGCAATACTTATGAGACAGTATCCTGCAGAGTGATGCCGAGGTTGTGAGTTCAAGCTTCACCTGGAGCAGTGAAGTTTAGCTTTTTCAGCATACAATCGGTGATCAGgcaacaaacagaaataaaaaatgaccCTGTGACTTGCTGTGTTTATTGTCAGGTAGCTAAAACGCCaccaaagtaaaaaacaaaacaaaacacaaattcgCTTCAGTAACAGGTATTCACAATGGAGCAGATTAACATACATAAGTGTGTTCTGTGCTGATGTAACACaggtgaatataaaaaaaaacaatccattTGTGATTGAAGGCTGTGGCAGAAACTCAGGTTTCCAGTGCGGTAATAAAATGGCAATACAGCCACCAAATATTGaagtaaaaacatattttacatgaTTTTGTCAGAATGTGAAATGCAGAAACAGCTGACACAAACTGTTACATGGCACAAAAAGACAGcttgtgtggttgtgtgtcaATAAGGCACATTTAAGTCCCATTTCTTGGACATCCAGTAAATGGACAAAACTGTTTGGACatcagtaaaaaagtaaaaagagaaaatatccattGCAGCTGTCTCACACTGTACTTTTCCTTTTGGCCACTAAGGGGTGCAGTTTCGTCCATTTTACCAAAGAAGACAGATAAATAATTTGGCAGGAAACAACTGTCTTTGTAACTCTCCTCCAGTGTGACTGGATGATTAGCAGATTGATTAGCCCAGCTAGAGATCAATCACACATAAATCAGTTATTAGTCCTTTTCAGTCAGCTTTACATTGTTAACTTTGTTCCCatgcatttgaatatttttaatcAAATGCCTGAAGGCTTTCATGCATAGCCTTTACTCATAATGGGTCTGTTTTACCttcaaaaacagtaaaacaaatgcATTCACATGACATCCTGAAATCCTGGTCATTATTCCAGGAGGAACGTTCTTGCTCAGTCACAAGTTGCACTGCAGCACCCTATGTAAAGTTCAACTTCATCAACATACAACATTTAGAAATGGCATGACCCCAGTTCACAAACAGTCCAGCTGACATTTCAAAGGCCAATGTTCAGAGGAGGTGAGCGTTCAGGTCATACTTCTCGCAGAACTTGTCTGTGATGGGGATGCAGGTAAGGTACTCGCACCAGTCACACTTCACAGGGTAGACATAGAAGAGGACGGCCAGGGCGGAGAACAGACCCAAGAAGACAAGCAGGAAGATGCAGATCTGGACCCGCTTCCGGTACATGTCAGAACGCCCAAAACTGAGGAGGAAAAACTCAAGTTATTCATTTCATAATGGGGTTAAAAGTCAAAGACATTCACAAAAAATGTGCTTCTCAGTAGATGATGATGGTGTTTCAAATCCTTAAAGCAtaacttctgtatttttcaacatGGAACATGTTTTCCCaagtttttgtgtctatgtaaCTAATTAGGACAAATTGGCCCAGTACTTAGTGAGCATGCTGTAGCAGCGAGACAGGGCTGACACATAATCCTTGCAGGCAATTGTGCCTTGTCAAAGTATGTTCACCAAAGTGTTTgcttttgccactgacaggctctgATTGTTATCATCAGTGTCTGAAAAAAATATGGACAGGTTCAATACAGGGATAGAccttttttgtttaaccagtagctcttgtcaaagccaacagactcccttgacaaaaatagtcattttacctctctggtctactGCTGCCTCGATCAGTTAGTTTATGTTATTGTGCAACTTTAGTGTTTTTTGctctttaaaacacaaaagttacaaattaacacaaacaaactaactgacAGAGTCAGTGGTAGACCAGCAACTCTTGTGttctgtaaagtaaaataacagtttttatcagtggagtctggtggctttgacgagagaAATCTAGTGagtgtttctggttaaacaaaaaggatctcactctttataaaaatatctatctctgtagggatcctttccacagTGACACTTGAAACAACTATTTGAGCCTGCTcacaaggattacgttgcagcccAGTTTTgctgctgccgactgcagcACGCTCACTCAATCATATgaataattattacatttttgcaCTGATTACGCTACCATAGCAATTGAGAACTATGCAGAACTATGCAGATTTcacaatgtttgtgtttttttccacgAAGAAAATATTCTGCCTGAGTATTATTGTTGATTAATTCTACAGTCCGTAAATTTGACTTAGTACTAGATAGCCCTGTATGAGTCTTAGCACTGAGCTTTTCTAAGGTCACCATAAATAAAGCGGGATTTTTTTGGAATATGCCCAGAGCTGAATAAGAATATCAATACTACCTTCtctcatactgtatatgttcataaaatatgaagcAGCAGCCAGTCTACGGTTAGCTTAGTTAAGGATAAAGACTGGAGGCAGGAGGAAAAATAGCTAGCCAAAAGGGGGAAAGatagctttagaggtgctggtagacagattttctttcctttggacagagccaggctagcggtttcccactgtttccagtctaaatgctaagctaagctaactgggtGCTGGTTTTAGCTACATATTTGGTGTACAGATATAAGAGTGGCATCGATCTTCTGTAAAAAGAAAGCGAATGCACGTGTCCCCCCAGAATTTAAAGTATTCCTTTATCTCTAGTTATACTTGTGTACTGTTTAGCTACAGCGCATGAATCACATAGGCTAATTATGTAACACAGATGGGGCAgatatattttttctgtctctcgGCACACCCAAGAATGACAAACATCCCTATCTTGAGCCAACCTGATATATGGCAGGAAGGCGAAGGACAGGAAGAATCCCGACACAAAACCGCAGATGTGGGCAAAGTTATCGATCCAAGGAAGCAAACcgaaggagaaaaagaagactGAGATGGCCAGCAGCTTGGCGAAGGCCCGCCATGGTCGCTCCAGGATCTGCCAGCTCTGAAACAGCTCCACAAACAGACAGGCCAGGATGCCGAACTGGCTGCCTGCAGGACCCACCTGAGATGAAAAAGGGGAAATGGGTTGTTGACAAAGAGGTTTAAGTCGTGTACTATACAACACATACAGGGTTCAAGTCGTTCAAGTACCTCTGCCCTGTAGGGCAAGAAGATGGCTGAGGCCAAGTTGCCTGTGACGCCGCTTAGCATGTAGATGATGGAGATtctcagccagccagccagcttCTCTATGTCCCTCAACAAGGTCATCTGGAAAAGCACTGATACCAGACAGTGCAGGATCCTAGACACACACAAGACAGCTATTTTTAACATGACCCAAATCCACCTTTTACCTTACAATGTACCGTTTTCACTGATTTGATTTAGGCAGAGAAGCTGCTCTGTTAGTAATAAAACATCTCTAAATACTGAGGTCTATTGTGAGATGGACAAAAACAAGAAGAGACTTAAGTCACCCAGcatgaagaaagagagacagccaGAGTCGGGAGAACTGGTCTGGAATCTCTGGGTTGAGGAAAGGCAGCAAACCACACACGTCGTCCATGCACGCCACCTggaagcgagagagagagaaagtcagGGGACAATAACAGCCAGGACTGACAGTGCCATCAGGCAGCCTGAAGATCCACTGCCACCCTGTGGAGGAAAATCAAAGTGTTGAATTCAGTCCAAAGTCCTTTCAATTCACAGCTGACTCCAGGCTCCAGTGGCGCAATCGGTTAGCGCGCGGTACTTATAAGACAGTGACCTGCAGAGCAATGCCGAGGTTGTGAGTTCGAGCCTCACCTGGAGCACAGGAATTTTAAGTTCAAATGTCTGTATGCATCACAGATACCCTAACCCTTTGTAAGTTATAATTGTATTCACATTGATTTGAggcaaagaaaaggaaaaaggttATAAACACAGAAATGTTTGTCCTACCTGTGAGCAGAGAGTAGCTTCCTCATGGAAGTAGCCGTGCATAAAATCACAGTACTCTCTTGAAGTGATTTCACATCTACAACAATTAACACATCATTCTCAACAGTGActaatatttcattatttttttaaatgacataaaCACATTCAGTTTCAGTAAACGTGATGAAATGCATTTTTACCCTGGttatataaaaacagaccccATGTAACATTCTTCTGAtaacaattaataataaaaaaaggtcTTACATAAGGTCTGTGTTAAAGAGCTGCTCACCCTGACAGAATTTCACTGGTTCTGGTTTTAGCATAATTTCACTGCCCTGTGATTGTAGATTTTGTTTGATAGGCTATTGTGTGCTGACATTAAAAAACGGGTGTTAAAAACGCCAAAATATTTTACAGCGTGAAAGTTAACAATGTCACATGTGCAGCAGCTTTAATACTAACTTATTGGTAATAGCCCTAGAAAATCTATACCAACTAAGCCTTAGTCGTTATAAGTTTGGCAAGTCAAACCATTTCCCAGACTCCTGTGGCGTTCAGTGACATTGATCCTTACCGTCCCTTGGTCCCGATGCAGCAGGGCCGGCCTGTGATGGTGCAGTCTATGTGGGGGAGGTTGGTGTGATTCCCAGAGTTGTATCTTGTACAAACCTACAGATCATAACCAgaggaaatgtttaatttaaacattaaatttaGCTATCTAGCCATTATGTGTAGAAGAAAGTGCTGCATTCGGACCTCAGTCTGATAAACTGGGAGTAgacttttacttacttttacttttataatgGCTAACAAGGATTGTGAGATTGAGCATCACCTCAAGTAATGACCCTGAACACTGCTAAATGTAATAATACAAACATTATCATAACATTCTCCTTTGTAGCCAGCTTTTACAAAGATTCCCGTTACGGCCTCTTGCCCATTCACAAAACTGCAGTTGTTGTTGAATTTTCACATTAATGTTAAAATTCAACAACATCAACATATGTAGTATGTTGACTATACCAAACAGTTGAGCACTCTGACCCATCCCTCTCAGTCAGCCTTTTATTATATACATTCATGTATCTTCTCCTAAATTCTCCAGTATTGCCTCTGTACACTGGCAGATATTTGCAGTATCTAATagtttatatataatttaataccATCAACTAAATGCTTAAACTGTTAACATGTAACAGTACTTACTGGCCACTTGGTAATGTCATCAGGCCACTCATGAGGTGAAACTGATGCTGGCTCCTGACAAATCCTGCAAGATCAAAATTAACAGTGATCATTCCCGTCTTTTATCAGAGCGTCTGTTAAGTATTTACATGACGGAATGCTGCTCTAACTGTATGTCATTAAAACACAAGGATAACAATCATACAGAGAGCATTTTTATGTTACCTTGGGTCCTGATGGCAGACTGAACCATGTTGGCGTAGTTTGCCATTCAGGTCGGGAGCACTGGGGTGCTGAGGCCACTTCACCCACACTGCCAGGGTACTCTGCAAGTAACAGACAGGAGGGGAAGAAATCATTGTTAACATTATTCTGTTATTCTGTACTCATTTTGTTTGCTGCAACTAAATAGTGCAACAAAAGCTGCCTAAAGGTACTCAATTTAACATCTATTTATCtatatctatcatctatctattTCTATCTCTATAAAtctacagtagtagtagtagtgtttCAGTAGGGTTTCACTGACTGAACACTCCTCTTGTAAAGTCTGCAGGCAGCCGGAGCGATCGTTCCTCACACAGCAgcctgactctctctctctcgctctcttctcttGGATCAGTTTGTGGATCTCTTGGTCTTGACGCATGCATGGGGAAAACTTGGCTCCCAGGTGAATCAGCGCCTCCTGCAGGACAGCGGGGGATGACATCAAAGCTTAGGTCATGGATCTGGACCGGTGGTTCGCAAATATGATATCTTGAGATAACCATTATCAGGTGCAGAggcaatataataataataataataataataataataataataataataatattaataataataatatgattttAAAGTGGATCTAGTTATATATACGAACAATTATTCAGCAGCACCTTTAGCTAACTATTGAAACTGTTTATCCTACTTTTGGCTCGCTATTTTGTTCAaccatttaacattttttgctattgttaattattttaaccatttatagatcagtttttattacttttacaaTTAATTACTTTTAGTTGTCCATTTCAACTATGGAATCAATTACTTAAAGCTATCTAATTTTAGCTATCTGTCAACAACCTGttaaccatttatccattaccTTTAGCTAGTTAATTTAACAATTTATCAGTTACTTTTAGCTAATTAGCTTAACCATGTATCCAATACTTTTAGTTAACtaatttaacaatttatttattactttaagcTAACTTTTTAGACTTCTCTGCTTACTTTCTAACTAGTTTCCATGCAGTCCTGTTTGTGAATCACAGATCTAGGCAACTACAGTTTAACACACTGGAGCTTTAAAGCACATTCATTGTGATGATGGTAAATAGAAGATGGAAAATACTTACTGAGCTTGGACCCCACCAGAAGTTTTGTTGTTGCACAAACTTAACATTTTCATAAACTCCCTTATTCCGCAACacctcaaaaaaagaaaagaaagaaatattgtTACTAATATTGCTCAGTCATACATTTTTCAGTGGAAATTCAACACAAACTCAGCAACAATATACCAATCTAATCAA contains these protein-coding regions:
- the rhbdf1b gene encoding inactive rhomboid protein 1 isoform X5, which translates into the protein MTQTLKPSWSSLDRGTADWFGVSKDTDSTQRWRRKSLQHCSHLYGGLKAQVMREMELHSQDNLSLASTETPPPLYLPPHHPSHHHYGMQRIVDPLARGRAFRMVEEVDGFSVPQTPITPGTASLCSFSSSRSALNRLPRRRKRESVAVMSLKAAAALMKGRTLADSTTGRCRRRSFLPPSFFEDDTVDFPDELDTSFFTRDGLQDELSTYADEVFETQSEAAFKQLDESELTGSALDKNELERTHLMLPLERGWRKAKDGCLVQPKVRLKQEVVSVNRQQRGQRIVVPVKKLFAREKRPYGLGMVGRLTNRTYRKRIDSFVKRQIEDMDNHRPFFTYWITFVHLLITILAVSIYGTAPMGFSQHETVDSVLRNKGVYENVKFVQQQNFWWGPSSEALIHLGAKFSPCMRQDQEIHKLIQEKRARERESGCCVRNDRSGCLQTLQEECSSTLAVWVKWPQHPSAPDLNGKLRQHGSVCHQDPRICQEPASVSPHEWPDDITKWPVCTRYNSGNHTNLPHIDCTITGRPCCIGTKGRCEITSREYCDFMHGYFHEEATLCSQVACMDDVCGLLPFLNPEIPDQFSRLWLSLFLHAGILHCLVSVLFQMTLLRDIEKLAGWLRISIIYMLSGVTGNLASAIFLPYRAEVGPAGSQFGILACLFVELFQSWQILERPWRAFAKLLAISVFFFSFGLLPWIDNFAHICGFVSGFFLSFAFLPYISFGRSDMYRKRVQICIFLLVFLGLFSALAVLFYVYPVKCDWCEYLTCIPITDKFCEKYDLNAHLL